From a single Natronorubrum tibetense GA33 genomic region:
- a CDS encoding NAD(P)/FAD-dependent oxidoreductase, with amino-acid sequence MTQYVIIGDGISGSSAAETLREEDPDAKITVITDEGEPLYNRILIKEHAKGKLPEAPISIHEEEWYEERDIELSLNTHVTSVDTDENIVHTHDSGDIPYDKLLVATGGTPTQLPVDNSDADGIHHFWTFQDARGIRESAEAADEAVVVGAGLLGIDFAAVCGAQGVDGKYLMRGDRWWRYALSGEGAEIMHEGMRDVGVEPVFDSGVDHFETDDDGAVTAAVDPNGERYDCDFAGVAIGLTFNTEFLRGAGLEQDNGILVDEYMQTNVDDIYAAGDITRFYDVLLGEQAQNGSWGSAKEQGRVAAVNMAADAEEEEFQWVSSYSITHFDFPFLSFGHPTLGDEHAERKYSDTEWRRVAFKDGKIVGGVLIGDLSPQSKFKQLMREQRVVSDQAEVLLEKQVDLDNLAPEQEQ; translated from the coding sequence ATGACCCAGTACGTGATCATCGGTGACGGGATCTCGGGCAGCTCGGCTGCCGAGACCCTCCGGGAAGAAGACCCGGATGCGAAGATTACCGTCATCACCGATGAGGGGGAGCCACTGTACAATCGGATTCTCATCAAGGAACACGCGAAAGGAAAACTCCCCGAAGCCCCCATCTCGATCCACGAGGAAGAGTGGTACGAGGAACGCGACATCGAACTCTCGCTCAACACGCACGTGACGAGCGTCGATACCGACGAAAACATCGTCCACACCCACGACAGCGGTGACATCCCCTACGATAAGCTGCTGGTCGCGACGGGCGGGACGCCGACGCAGTTGCCCGTCGACAACAGCGATGCCGACGGGATCCACCACTTCTGGACGTTCCAGGACGCACGCGGGATCCGCGAGAGCGCCGAAGCGGCCGACGAAGCCGTCGTCGTCGGTGCCGGTCTCCTCGGTATCGACTTCGCCGCGGTCTGTGGTGCACAGGGTGTCGACGGCAAGTATCTGATGCGCGGCGATCGGTGGTGGCGCTACGCGCTCTCGGGTGAGGGTGCGGAGATCATGCACGAGGGAATGCGCGACGTCGGCGTCGAACCCGTCTTCGACAGCGGCGTCGACCACTTCGAAACCGACGACGACGGCGCCGTGACCGCGGCCGTCGATCCGAACGGCGAGCGTTACGACTGTGACTTTGCCGGCGTCGCCATCGGCCTGACGTTCAACACGGAGTTCCTCCGCGGAGCCGGTCTCGAGCAGGACAACGGCATCCTCGTCGACGAGTACATGCAGACCAACGTCGACGACATCTACGCGGCCGGCGACATCACGCGCTTCTACGACGTGTTGCTTGGCGAGCAGGCCCAGAACGGATCGTGGGGGTCGGCCAAAGAACAGGGCCGCGTCGCCGCGGTGAACATGGCGGCCGACGCCGAGGAAGAGGAGTTCCAGTGGGTCTCTTCGTACTCGATCACCCACTTCGACTTCCCGTTCCTTTCTTTCGGCCATCCCACCCTCGGCGACGAGCACGCCGAGCGCAAGTACAGCGACACCGAGTGGCGTCGCGTCGCGTTCAAGGACGGCAAGATCGTCGGCGGTGTCCTTATCGGGGACCTCTCGCCACAGAGCAAATTCAAACAGCTCATGCGCGAACAACGCGTCGTCTCCGATCAGGCCGAGGTCCTCCTCGAGAAACAGGTCGACCTCGATAACCTCGCGCCGGAACAGGAACAGTAA
- a CDS encoding DUF2270 domain-containing protein has translation MTDSSSDEFDPTAPDQREIGREMVDDSTGLGSVMAHAYRGEIDRVGTWRQRLDESTTWAVTLMAAILTWAFSSPDNPHYILLIGVLIVTIFLGIEARRYRDYDVFRSRARVIQENLFANALDPSQGIESHDWRAELSRDYRRPTLKVSVYEALANRLRRVYLALLSVLLVAWVFRITAFAPRQDWLTTAGIARIPGIGVVAVVGVFYVVLLGVTFWPHERHAKGEFREGDPDDWKENR, from the coding sequence ATGACCGATTCGAGTAGCGACGAGTTCGACCCAACAGCGCCAGATCAACGGGAGATCGGCCGTGAAATGGTTGACGACAGTACGGGACTCGGTTCGGTGATGGCCCATGCCTATCGCGGAGAGATAGACCGAGTGGGGACGTGGCGGCAGCGCCTCGACGAGTCGACGACGTGGGCGGTGACGCTGATGGCAGCAATCTTGACGTGGGCGTTTTCGAGTCCCGATAACCCACACTATATCTTGCTGATCGGAGTCCTTATCGTCACCATCTTTCTGGGCATCGAAGCACGGCGGTACCGGGACTACGACGTCTTTCGCTCTCGTGCTCGAGTGATCCAAGAGAACCTGTTCGCAAACGCCCTCGATCCGTCCCAAGGCATTGAAAGTCACGACTGGCGAGCGGAACTGAGCAGGGACTATCGCAGGCCGACGCTGAAAGTCTCGGTATACGAAGCACTCGCAAACCGGCTCCGGCGTGTGTACCTTGCTCTGCTCAGTGTCCTCTTGGTCGCGTGGGTCTTCAGGATTACAGCGTTCGCGCCGCGCCAGGACTGGCTGACAACCGCTGGAATCGCTCGTATCCCCGGGATAGGTGTGGTTGCCGTTGTGGGTGTGTTCTACGTCGTACTGTTGGGCGTCACCTTCTGGCCCCACGAGCGCCATGCCAAGGGTGAATTCCGTGAAGGGGACCCGGACGACTGGAAAGAGAACCGATAA